A region from the Melopsittacus undulatus isolate bMelUnd1 chromosome 13, bMelUnd1.mat.Z, whole genome shotgun sequence genome encodes:
- the LOC117436938 gene encoding LOW QUALITY PROTEIN: serine/threonine-protein kinase pim-1-like (The sequence of the model RefSeq protein was modified relative to this genomic sequence to represent the inferred CDS: deleted 1 base in 1 codon): MVPPAGARGAARLSRYWQWRRWASRRRWVWRGSAAPWRSPARPQAPPRSRPAAATPESPAGVPAPAARSAKVPVVLLTRIDPSLYLRPGSGGERHAAEPRPGKAGNDAAPLGPERPLGAGGDPARSDSGSGSGSVSRVGHDKETFERLYRMGPLLGRGGFGSVYSGVRLGDNTPVAIKQVARERISSWGQRRSGTRIPMEIAMMRKVRSDCSTIIQLLNWFELPDSFLLVLERPEPSQDLYELIRNRGFVPESPAQGIFLQVLRAVQHCHSLGVLHRDIKSKNIIIHLVTGKIKLIDFGCSTLLRNMVYTKFSGTPLYYPPEWFLYHCYHGRPAAIWSLGVLLYEMVCGVLPFRCCKDITSGQLFFKRQISVECQQLIRWCLNMKDWARPSLEDVFNHPWLQTELPQETATLHPHSLSQQPGK, from the exons ATGGTGCCCCCCGCCGGGGCTCGCGGCGCCGCTCGGCTCTCCCGGTACTGGCAGTGGCGGCGCTGGGCGAGCCGCCGCCGCTGGGTCTGGCGAGGCAGCGCCGCCCCCTGGCGCTCCCCGGCCCgcccccaggccccgccccgcagTCGCCCGGCAGCCGCGACCCCCGAGAGCCCTGCGGGGGTGCCGGCACCGGCAGCGCGCTCGGCCAAGGTGCCCGTGGTGCTCCTCACCCGCATTGACCCGTCGCTCTATCTGCgccccgggagcggcggcgAGCGGCACGCCGCGGAGCCTCGGCCGGGAAAGGCCGGGAATGATGCGGCTCCGCTCGGCCCGGAGCGGCCGCTGGGGGCCGGCGGGGACCCCGCGCGCAGCgacagcggcagcggcagcggcagcgtcTCTCGCGTCGGGCATGACAAGGAGACCTTCGAGCGGCTCTACCGAATGGGAccgctgctggggagaggcggcttcggctccgtgTACTCGGGGGTCCGCCTGGGTGACAACACCCCG GTGGCCATCAAACAAGTGGCTCGGGAGCGCATCTCCTCGTGGGGCCAGCGG CGCAGCGGCACCCGCATTCCCATGGAGATAGCCATGATGAGGAAAGTGCGCTCCGACTGCAGCACCATCATCCAGCTCCTCAATTGGTTTGAGCTGCCCGACtccttcctgctggttttggagCGTCCGGAGCCATCGCAGGACCTCTATGAGTTAATCAGAAACCGGGGGTTCGTGCCCGAGTCTCCGGCGCAGGGCATTTTCCTCCAGGTGCTGAGGGCCGTGCAGCACTGCCACAGCCTCGGTGTCCTGCACAGGGATATCAAGTCCAAGAACATCATCATCCACTTGGTCACCGGAAAGATCAAGCTAATTGACTTTGGTTGCAGCACCCTCCTCAGGAACATGGTCTACACCAAATTTAGTG GAACACCTTTGTACTACCCGCCGGAGTGGTTCCTCTACCACTGCTACCACGGCCGTCCGGCGGCCATCTGGTCCCTGGGCGTGCTGCTGTATGAGATGGTGTGCGGGGTCCTCCCCTTCCGGTGCTGCAAGGACATCACCAGCGGGCAGCTCTTCTTCAAGCGCCAGATCTCTGTTG AATGCCAGCAGCTCATCAGGTGGTGCTTGAACATGAAAGATTGGGCCAGACCATCCCTGGAGGATGTGTTCAACCACCCTTGGCTGCAAACA GAACTGCCCCAGGAGACAGCCACACTCCACCCTCACAGCCTGAGCCAGCAGCCGGGCAAGTAA